From a single Salvelinus sp. IW2-2015 linkage group LG22, ASM291031v2, whole genome shotgun sequence genomic region:
- the LOC111982665 gene encoding olfactory marker protein-like — MSSQTCTDPAAAPSSGSAMELRFAEDTSLTEVMQLRVQSLQRSGQKRQEGERLLLPHEAVYRLDFSNQKLTFIHWSVSLIGHGRVTVTGISQLWTPDLTHLMTRQLLEPVGTFWRNAGDPEDTPLKCLEADIQEFGERIAELAKVRKVMYFLLAFKEGAEADKVSISMEFNQA; from the exons ATGAGCTCTCAGACATGCACAGACCCGGCCGCGGCCCCCTCGTCTGGCTCAGCCATGGAGCTACGCTTTGCAGAGGACACTTCTCTCACTGAG GTAATGCAGCTGCGTGTCCAGTCCCTGCAGCGGAGCGGTCAGAAGCGACAGGAGGGGGAGCGGTTGCTCCTCCCCCACGAGGCTGTTTACCGTCTGGACTTCTCCAATCAGAAGCTGACGTTCATCCACTGGTCGGTGTCTCTGATTGGTCATGGCAGAGTGACCGTCACAGGGATCTCCCAGCTCTGGACCCCTGACCTCACACACCTGATGACCCGGCAGCTTCTTGAACCCGTCGGAACATTCTGGCGGAACGCTGGTGACCCGGAGGACACACCCCTCAAGTGTCTGGAGGCGGACATCCAGGAGTTTGGGGAGCGAATCGCGGAGCTGGCAAAGGTCCGAAAGGTCATGTACTTCCTGCTTGCCTTCAAGGAGGGGGCGGAGGCTGACAAGGTCAGCATCTCCATGGAGTTCAATCAGGCCTGA